The genomic stretch CACCTCATCTTCATCGGGCAGGGCAAGATGCTCTGCCGGGGTAATATAGCAGACCAGATCTGCACCGTGGCGGGAGGAGTTGGCTGCACCGATGGCGGCGGTGATATGATCATATCCTGCGCCGCTGTCCAAAGGCAGGGGGCCGAGCACATAATAGGGTGCATTGCCGCTCATCCGTTTTTCCAGCATGATATTGCCCGCGATTTCATCCAAGGGAACATGACCCGGTCCTTCTACCATCATCTGGCATCCCATCTCCCGGCCTAACTCAGCCAGCTCACAGTTGATGATCATCTCCGCCATCTGGGCCCGATCATGGCTGTCATGGATAGCCCCGGCCCGGATGCCGTTACCCAGGGAAAGGATAGCATCGTATTTTTTCATCAGGCCGCAGACCCTATCAAACTGTTCGTACAGTGGATTTTCTTTGCCGTTGATATCCATCCAAGCCACCATAAAGGTGCCTCCCTTAGATACCAGTCCGCCGTAGCGGTAGCCTTGCTTGCGCAGCCGCTCAATTGTATATTGATTGATTCCGCAGTGGATGGCCATAAAGCTGATGCCGTCGGCCAGCTGTTTTTCAATTAGGTCAAAGAGATATTCCGGGTCCATTTTGCCCGGATTGGCATATCTGCTCGTGGTTTCTTTAAAGGCCTGATAAAGGGGGACTGTGCCCACAGGCAGGTTGGTGGCCGCAAGAACCGCCTGCCGGATAGCATCAAAATCACCGGCAGCTGAGAGCTCCATCAGGGTGTCGGCTCCTTCCTCTTCAGCGATTTTCGCCTTGCGGACCTCCATATCGATATCGCAGATATCAGAAGATGTGCCGATGGAGGCGTTGACCTTGGTCCGCAACCCTGTGCCGATACCGACAATCTTCTGTTGCGGGCGCAGGGGATGGTTGGCGATAACGATCTCTCCGGCAGCTACCCGGCTTCTGATAAGCTCCGGGGCAAGGCCTTCATTTTGGGCAACGGTTTTGATCTGTTCTGTTATCTGTCCGGCGCGGGCCAGTTCCAATTGGGTCTGCATTGTGTACCTCATTGTCTGTTCGCCCTGCCGGAATAAAAAAAGGGTGCCGGCAGAGCAATTGCTCTTCCGGAACCCTTTACCATCGCGTTCCATATTCGTAGGATCTTCAGTTCGTCTTCTGGCTTCCCCTCTCTCGTGCAGCGGCCTTCCCGTTTCCGGTGAGAAACAGTGACCATGAATGTGCAGGATGTATATAGGGGTTACAGCATCGGGTATGCCACGGATTTGCACCGTGTTCCGTTAACTGAACATCGTATGTTTTTTGCGGCTTGCTATATCGCAGTGCCGGGGTAGTATAAACTGCTTTTTTGTCGTTGGCAAGATTGAGATTATTTTGACTTGCCTT from Candidatus Electrothrix communis encodes the following:
- the thiC gene encoding phosphomethylpyrimidine synthase ThiC, which codes for MQTQLELARAGQITEQIKTVAQNEGLAPELIRSRVAAGEIVIANHPLRPQQKIVGIGTGLRTKVNASIGTSSDICDIDMEVRKAKIAEEEGADTLMELSAAGDFDAIRQAVLAATNLPVGTVPLYQAFKETTSRYANPGKMDPEYLFDLIEKQLADGISFMAIHCGINQYTIERLRKQGYRYGGLVSKGGTFMVAWMDINGKENPLYEQFDRVCGLMKKYDAILSLGNGIRAGAIHDSHDRAQMAEMIINCELAELGREMGCQMMVEGPGHVPLDEIAGNIMLEKRMSGNAPYYVLGPLPLDSGAGYDHITAAIGAANSSRHGADLVCYITPAEHLALPDEDEVREGVRATRLAVRVGDIAKYPDRRDNEKAAAMARRDMRWKDLEQYLLFPEIAKELRQERMPEKSDTCTMCGDFCAMKKGTEVFKDDIAGDKITPTT